A single genomic interval of Aegicerativicinus sediminis harbors:
- a CDS encoding sugar-binding domain-containing protein has product MKRQKFYTVHSDWSLKNVANVVLLFLIMIVTGSCEKKSNDVLDLSGNWHFQIDSLDQGKQDHWFTKTLSDEIRLPGSMVENGKGKEVSVNSQWTGSIFDSTYYTSKKFARYRQPDNIKVPFWLQPLKHYLGPAWYQKEVLIPQDWKGHKIMLTLERAHWQTEVWVGDVKVGMQNSLATPHNFNLTNYVKPGKNQITIRVDNRVLDIDPGPNSHSISDHTQSNWNGIVGNISMYKTPFLTLENIQLYPIVSEKKVVVKGRLSNASGNKQNTFLTVKAIGPDNSEINSVVKEIKIDTSANFQFDYSMGNTALLWDEFDPNLYTMDFELKSELGIQTKQVRFGMRDFKVNGKQFNINGRPIFLRGTLECSIFPKTGYPPTDIDSWKRIFNICKAHGLNHMRFHSWCPPKAAFDAADEVGFYLQVEASSWANQGSSIGDGKPIDEWIYKEVEAILSAYGNHPSFVMMAYGNEPGGKNQINFLSGFVEHFKNFDNRRLYTGGAGWPYFKNLDYYNSANGVRIQGWGEELNSIINREPPQTMFDFSQVNDTVPIPFVSHEIGQWCVYPNFKEMDKYTGVLKPKNFEIFKESLEENQMGDLADSLLLASGKLQALCYKADIEAALRTKDFAGFQLLDLHDFPGQGTALVGVLDAFWDEKGYITPEEFRSFSGQTVPLARMEKRTFLNNEIFKATIEIAHYGKNPIEGLIPKWELIDAEGNVFDNGDFNEIDIPIGNGIKLGEVSVKLNELLKPQKLTLVVNVGDNRNDWDIWVYPFSKKPVENEKNVLVTDRFDDTTIDYLKNGGKVLLNITKGDISPKKGGDIGIGFSSIFWNTSWTSGQKPHTLGILCNPKHKALGDFPTEYHSDWQWWDAMSHSNAIVLDDFDPKLKPIVRVVDDWTENRRLALIFEVKIGKGNLLFSGVDLHSNLENRIEARQLLYSLKKYMNSNEFNPEITLESDDIKGLLGY; this is encoded by the coding sequence ATGAAAAGACAAAAATTTTATACTGTTCATTCTGATTGGAGCCTAAAAAACGTTGCTAATGTTGTTTTGTTGTTCCTAATTATGATTGTAACAGGTTCATGTGAAAAGAAATCCAATGATGTATTGGATTTATCCGGAAACTGGCATTTTCAAATTGATTCCTTGGACCAAGGGAAACAGGACCATTGGTTTACCAAAACTTTATCTGATGAAATAAGGCTTCCTGGGTCTATGGTGGAAAATGGAAAGGGTAAGGAAGTGTCCGTTAACAGCCAATGGACTGGCTCAATTTTCGACAGCACCTATTACACGAGTAAGAAATTTGCCCGATATCGCCAGCCCGACAACATAAAGGTGCCTTTTTGGTTACAACCACTTAAGCACTATTTGGGGCCTGCCTGGTATCAAAAAGAAGTTTTAATTCCTCAAGATTGGAAAGGACATAAAATAATGCTAACTCTAGAAAGAGCCCATTGGCAGACTGAGGTATGGGTTGGCGATGTTAAGGTGGGTATGCAGAACAGTTTGGCTACGCCTCATAACTTCAACCTAACGAATTATGTTAAGCCAGGCAAAAACCAAATTACAATTAGGGTAGATAACCGAGTTTTAGATATAGACCCAGGACCAAATTCCCATAGTATTTCAGACCATACACAAAGTAACTGGAATGGGATAGTTGGTAATATTAGCATGTATAAAACTCCCTTTCTGACCTTAGAAAATATTCAATTGTATCCTATTGTGTCTGAAAAAAAGGTTGTCGTAAAAGGTAGGCTCTCTAATGCCTCCGGTAATAAACAAAACACGTTTTTGACTGTTAAGGCAATAGGTCCAGATAATTCCGAAATAAATTCGGTTGTGAAAGAGATTAAAATTGATACCTCCGCAAATTTTCAGTTTGACTACTCAATGGGAAATACAGCACTGCTTTGGGATGAATTTGACCCTAATTTGTACACCATGGATTTTGAACTGAAATCCGAGCTTGGAATCCAAACCAAACAGGTTCGTTTCGGAATGAGAGATTTTAAGGTTAATGGAAAGCAATTTAACATTAACGGTCGACCTATTTTTTTAAGAGGTACTCTTGAATGTTCCATCTTCCCTAAAACCGGATATCCCCCTACTGATATAGATTCATGGAAAAGAATTTTTAACATTTGTAAGGCGCATGGACTTAACCATATGCGTTTTCATTCTTGGTGTCCACCAAAAGCTGCGTTTGATGCAGCCGACGAAGTTGGGTTTTATCTGCAGGTAGAGGCATCAAGCTGGGCAAACCAAGGTTCTTCTATCGGCGACGGAAAACCGATTGATGAATGGATTTACAAGGAAGTAGAGGCTATCCTTTCGGCCTATGGCAACCACCCATCGTTCGTAATGATGGCATATGGAAATGAACCTGGTGGCAAAAACCAAATTAACTTCCTCTCTGGTTTCGTGGAACACTTTAAAAACTTTGACAATCGAAGATTGTATACTGGTGGTGCAGGATGGCCATATTTCAAAAATCTTGATTATTACAACAGCGCTAATGGTGTTCGTATACAGGGATGGGGAGAAGAACTCAATAGCATTATCAATAGAGAACCTCCACAAACAATGTTTGACTTTTCCCAAGTAAATGATACTGTTCCCATTCCATTTGTAAGTCATGAAATTGGGCAGTGGTGTGTATACCCGAATTTTAAGGAAATGGATAAATATACCGGTGTTTTGAAACCGAAAAATTTTGAGATTTTCAAAGAAAGCCTTGAAGAAAACCAGATGGGTGATTTAGCCGATAGTTTACTTCTGGCTTCGGGAAAATTACAGGCGCTTTGTTACAAGGCAGATATTGAAGCTGCCCTCCGCACAAAAGATTTTGCTGGATTTCAGTTGCTAGACTTACATGATTTTCCTGGACAGGGTACAGCACTAGTGGGAGTCCTGGATGCTTTTTGGGATGAAAAGGGGTATATAACCCCAGAAGAATTTAGATCTTTTAGTGGCCAGACCGTGCCATTGGCCCGAATGGAGAAACGCACCTTTTTAAATAATGAAATCTTCAAAGCAACTATAGAAATAGCTCATTATGGTAAAAATCCGATTGAGGGTTTAATTCCTAAATGGGAACTTATAGATGCGGAAGGAAATGTTTTTGACAACGGAGACTTTAATGAAATAGACATTCCTATTGGAAATGGAATAAAGCTAGGAGAGGTTTCCGTCAAACTCAACGAGCTGTTAAAACCTCAAAAATTGACATTAGTTGTGAATGTTGGAGATAACAGAAACGATTGGGACATATGGGTATATCCTTTCAGTAAAAAACCAGTTGAAAACGAGAAGAACGTTCTGGTGACAGATAGGTTCGATGACACTACTATAGATTACCTCAAAAACGGAGGTAAGGTCTTATTGAACATAACAAAAGGTGATATTTCACCCAAAAAGGGGGGTGATATAGGAATTGGGTTTTCCAGCATATTTTGGAATACATCTTGGACAAGCGGTCAAAAACCACACACCTTAGGTATTTTGTGTAACCCAAAACACAAGGCATTAGGGGATTTTCCAACGGAGTATCATTCCGATTGGCAATGGTGGGATGCAATGTCTCATAGCAATGCAATTGTACTGGATGATTTTGATCCAAAATTAAAACCAATTGTCCGGGTTGTAGACGACTGGACTGAAAATCGAAGGTTGGCTTTGATTTTTGAAGTAAAGATAGGAAAGGGGAACCTATTGTTTTCAGGTGTTGACCTGCATTCTAATCTTGAAAATAGAATTGAGGCAAGGCAACTCTTATACAGTTTAAAAAAATATATGAACAGTAATGAATTCAACCCTGAAATTACCTTGGAATCTGATGATATTAAGGGCTTGTTAGGATACTAA